A window from Manis javanica isolate MJ-LG chromosome 10, MJ_LKY, whole genome shotgun sequence encodes these proteins:
- the RCC1L gene encoding RCC1-like G exchanging factor-like protein gives MALAALAAAARLGWRLSWPGPGRGHWTASERSRSRQEADAPVFQYVGERAARTDRIFVWGFSFSGALGVPSFVLPSAGPGPSAGSRPRRRIQPVPYRLELDQKISSAACGYGFTLLSSKTKDVTKVWGMGLNKDSQLGFHRSQKDKTRGYEYVLEPSPIPLPLDRPQETRVLQVSCGRAHSLVLTDGEGVFSLGNNAYGQCGRKVVENEIYSESHKVHRMQDFDGQVVQVACGQDHSMFLTDKGEVYSCGWGADGQTGLGHYNITSMPTKLGGDLAGVNAVQVATYGDCCLAVSADGGLFGWGNSEYLQLASVTNSTQVNVPRHLPFSGVGKVKQAACGGTGCAVLNGEGHVFVWGYGILGKGPNLVETALPEMIPPTLFGLTDFNPEVQVSRICCGLSHFAALTNKGELFVWGKNIRGCLGIGRLEDQYFPWRVTVPGEPVDVACGVDHMVALAKSFI, from the exons ATGGCGCTGGCAGCTCTGGCGGCCGCGGCTCGGCTGGGGTGGCGGCTGAGCTGGCCGGGGCCGGGGCGCGGGCACTGGACGGCGTCTGAGCGCTCGCGGAGCCGGCAGGAGGCGGACGCGCCCGTGTTCCAGTACGTGGGCGAGCGCGCGGCCCGCACCGACCGCATCTTCGTGTGGGGCTTCAGCTTCTCGGGGGCGCTGGGCGTGCCCTCCTTCGTGCTGCCCAGCGCCGGGCCCGGGCCCAGCGCCGGGTCGCGGCCGCGCCGCAGGATCCAGCCTGTGCCCTACCGCCTGGAGCTGGACCAGAAG ATTTCATCTGCTGCTTGCGGCTATGGATTCACATTGCTGTCCTCTAAAACCAAGGATGTTACGAAAGTTTGGGGTATGGGACTCAACAAAGATTCTCAACTTGGATTTCACAGGAGCCAGAAAGACAAAA CGAGGGGATACGAGTATGTTTTGGAGCCCTCGCCCATCCCACTGCCCCTGGACAGACCTCAGGAGACACGGGTACTGCAGGTCTCCTGCGGCAGAGCCCACTCTCTCGTCCTGACAGACGGCGAAGGAG TCTTTAGCCTGGGAAACAATGCCTATGGGCAGTGTGGAAGAAAGGTGGTCGAAAATGAAATTTACAG TGAAAGCCACAAAGTCCATAGAATGCAGGACTTCGATGGACAGGTGGTCCAG GTCGCTTGTGGTCAGGACCATAGTATGTTCCTAACGGATAAAGGAGAGGTCTATTCCTGTGGATGGGGCGCGGATGGGCAAACAG GTCTGGGTCACTACAATATCACCAGCATGCCCACCAAGCTGGGCGGAGACCTTGCTGGAGTGAACGCTGTCCAGGTTGCCACCTACGGTGACTGCTGCCTGGCTGTGTCTGCTGATGGAGGCCTCTTTGGTTGGGGAAACTCTGAGTACCTGCAGCTGGCCTCTGTTACCAACTCCACGCAG GTGAATGTCCCCCGCCACTTACCCTTCTCAGGAGTGGGGAAGGTGAAGCAAGCCGCGTGTGGTGGTACAGGCTGTGCAGTATTAAATG GGGAAGGACATGTTTTTGTCTGGGGCTATGGAATTCTTGGGAAAGGACCAAACCTAGTGGAAACGGCTCTTCCAGAAATGATTCCACCCACTCTCTTTGGCTTGACGGATTTCAATCCAGAAGTCCAGGTTTCCCGCATTTGCTGTGGACTCAGCCACTTTGCTGCCCTTACCA aCAAAGGAGAGCTGTTTGTGTGGGGCAAGAATATCCGAGGGTGCCTGGGAATTGGCCGCCTGGAAGACCAGTATTTCCCATGGAGG